A window of Garra rufa chromosome 16, GarRuf1.0, whole genome shotgun sequence contains these coding sequences:
- the adra2da gene encoding alpha-2Da adrenergic receptor, which yields MDVTQSNATKEDANITITSWPYTETAAAFIILVVSVIILVTIVGNVLVIVAVLTSRALRAPQNLFLVSLACADILVATLVIPFSLANEIMGYWYFGSTWCAFYLALDVLFCTSSIVHLCAISLDRYWSVTKAVSYNLKRTPKRIKSMIAVVWVISAVISFPPLLMTKHNDKECLINDETWYILSSCLVSFFAPGFIMITVYCKIYRVAKQRSSTVFVAKNGLERQPSQSETCFVRKDKFEKESPSSNSSESNQRQEELDDIDLEESATSDNKPKSSRFSKRRRVDGERCCPQRTCRISWVSNQEQSSKQLAVASKTKVAQMREKRFTFVLAVVMGVFVLCWFPFFFTYSLQAICGHSCEPPEALFKLFFWIGYCNSSVNPIIYTIFNRDFRKAFKKIVCMTAQRT from the coding sequence ATGGATGTAACTCAGTCCAATGCAACTAAGGAGGATGCCAACATCACCATCACCTCATGGCCGTACACAGAGACGGCCGCCGCGTTTATCATCCTAGTGGTTTCCGTTATAATTCTGGTCACAATAGTTGGGAACGTTCTGGTCATAGTGGCGGTTCTGACCAGCCGCGCTCTCCGCGCGCCACAGAACCTCTTCCTCGTGTCACTCGCGTGCGCGGACATCCTCGTGGCCACGCTAGTGATCCCGTTCTCCCTGGCCAACGAGATAATGGGATACTGGTACTTCGGCAGCACCTGGTGCGCGTTTTACCTGGCTTTGGATGTTCTGTTCTGCACATCGTCCATTGTGCATCTGTGCGCCATCAGTTTGGATAGGTACTGGTCCGTCACCAAAGCGGTGAGCTACAACTTGAAACGAACCCCGAAGCGCATCAAGTCCATGATCGCGGTGGTGTGGGTTATTTCAGCCGTCATCTCATTCCCACCTCTTCTCATGACCAAGCACAACGACAAAGAGTGTTTAATTAACGACGAGACTTGGTACATTCTCTCCTCGTGTCTGGTGTCGTTTTTCGCACCAGGGTTCATCATGATCACGGTGTACTGTAAAATCTACCGCGTCGCCAAACAGCGCTCGTCCACAGTGTTCGTGGCCAAGAACGGCTTGGAGAGGCAGCCTTCCCAGTCCGAGACATGCTTTGTGAGAAAAGATAAGTTTGAGAAGGAGTCTCCAAGCAGCAACAGCTCGGAAAGCAACCAGAGACAGGAGGAGCTGGATGATATCGACCTGGAGGAGAGCGCGACGTCCGACAACAAACCCAAGAGTTCGCGCTTCTCCAAGCGCAGGCGGGTGGACGGTGAGCGCTGCTGCCCGCAGAGGACCTGCCGGATCTCCTGGGTTTCCAATCAGGAGCAGAGCAGCAAACAGCTCGCGGTGGCATCGAAAACCAAAGTGGCTCAGATGCGGGAGAAACGCTTCACCTTCGTTCTGGCTGTTGTCATGGGGGTGTTTGTCCTGTGCTGGTTTCCTTTTTTCTTCACCTACAGTCTCCAGGCCATCTGCGGGCATAGCTGCGAGCCGCCCGAGGCGCTTTTCAAGCTCTTCTTTTGGATTGGTTACTGCAACAGCTCAGTGAATCCCATCATTTATACCATTTTCAACAGGGACTTTAGAAAGGCTTTTAAGAAAATCGTTTGCATGACAGCGCAGCGCACCTGA